The nucleotide window CTCAACTCCAACATCTTTGGTGAACCGGGCTGGATGGGCACCGGCTGGCGCGCCGGCCGTGACCTGAAGCGCAATGACATCGGCGGTAAAACCGGTACCACGAACAGCTCGAAAGATGCCTGGTTCTCAGGCTATGGCCCGGGTGTGGTGACCTCGGTGTGGATCGGCTTTGATGACTCCCGTGCGCTGGGACGCTCAACGGTTTCCGGTGCCATTCCGGATCAGATCTCCGGTTATGAGGGTGGCGCGAAGAGTGCGCAACCGGCGTGGGACGATTATATGAAAGCCGCGCTGGATGGGGTTCCGGTACAGCCGCTGACACCGCCGGACGGCGTGGTCACGGTGACGATCGATCGCAGCACCGGCAAGCTGGCGAACGGCGGTGGCAACACGCGCCAGGAGTATTTCATTAACGGCACACAGCCAACTGAATATTCCGTGCACGATGTCGGTACCACCATCATGGACAATGGCGGCGAAAGCCACGAACTGTTCTGATCAAAAAAGCCGGCGCATCTGCCGGCTTTTTTTGGGGCATACTGCAGCGCGATCAGTACTGCAGGCGTCCCTGCTTCACCAGCCACTCCCGCACCATAAACAGCGCACTGACGTTACGTGCTTCGCGGAAATCCGGCTCTTCCAGCAGCGCCAGCAGGTTGTTCAGCGGCCAGCGACGCACAATCAGCGGTTCCGGTTCATCCCCTTCCAGCTTCTCTTCGTACAGGCCTTCCGCCACCACGATGTTCATCTTGCTGGAAAAATAGGAGGGCGCCATCGTCAGTTTACCCAGCGCTTCCAGCTGGGTGGCACCAAACCCCACCTCCTCTTTCAGTTCACGATCGGCCGCTTCAAAGGCGCTTTCACCGGGGTCGATCAGCCCTTTCGGAAAGCCCAGTTCGTAGCTCTCCAGCCCGACGGCGTACTCCTGAATCAGAATAACGTCATCACCCAGAATCGGCACAATCATCACGGCTTCGCGCCCGGAAGGCTTCATACGCTCGTAAACGCGGCGCGCCCCGTTACTGAAAGCGAGGTCAACCGCTTCGATGGTAAACAGGCGGGAGCGGGCCACCGCTTCCACGTTGAGGATGTCAGGTTTTTTCAGGGAAGTTGTCATATCAGCCTCAAACTTTGCACTGCCATGTGAAACGCGATGACGCCAGCATACCGAAGCCTGCCGTATTGTGCGACACGCAACGCGGGTTCAGCATGGTGACATAGATTGCCCGCACGCCGCTAACAACTTATTGCTATTTCAGCATGCCGAATTTGCTGATAAGTCAACGGGGTAAGTGCAAATTCAGAAAATACCGATATTTAATTGAGGCTGGTCTGGTTAACATCCTATTAAGGAATACTCTAATAAATTATAATTCAATGATTTTGCGCGTTATTTTGTCTTGCCTGCCTCTTGTCAGAATGACTTCTGCTCGCCAAAATTGACTTGTATTAAAGGTTTTACCGGGAGTACATCGTAACCGTGACGGCAGATTTTTGGCTGGATTGAGCATAGCATGAGCACTTTTATCGTCATTCTGGCTGTCATGCTGGTCTGTTCATTAGTGGCAGGGATTGGCTATTGGTACGCTATGCGGCATCGTCCGCCGTTGGCGAAACCCCTGCCGTTTCTCAGTCCTCCCTGTCGCAAGCTCACGGACGAAGAGCGTGCTGCCGTCGAAAAGTATATTGCTTCGCTGGGCAATCAACCGCGCCAGCCGCGTCATGCGCGATCCCAGCGACTCTCCCGTGAGCCCGAAACCCTGGCGCTTACGGCCCAAAGCAACAACGTGTATCCCGTTACCCGCTCCATTACCCGTTACGGCCTCTCAACCGACGATCCGCAGAAATGGCGCTACTATCTGGACGAAGTTGAAGTCCATCTGCCGCCGCTGTGGGAACAGTACATTGCTGAAGAAAACTACGTTGAGCTGATACGCACCCAGACGCTGCCGCTGGTGATCTCGCTGAACGGCCACTCGCTGGTCAGCTATGCCGTAGAACAACCGGCGCTGCCGCCGCTGGTGCGGCCGATGGCGACGAACGCCTCGATCCGCAAAGAAGAGAGCGAAAACGTTGAGCTGCTGCAGGTGCGTAAAGAGTCTCCGGAAGAGTATCAGCTGTCCCGCGCTGACGGCACGCGCGAAGCGACCGCCATCTGCTGCGGCTTTTTACTGCTGTTTCTCAGCCTGGTGCTGCCGGGCAGCGCGATGGTGTGGATTGCCCTGCTCGGCGGCGCGATCATCGTCGTGAGCCTGTGGTTTATGTACCGCTTTCCCGGTGAAAAAGGCCTGCGCGATGTGCACTGCCTGCGCGGATCGCCCAAGCGCTGGGGATTATTTGGCGAATCCAATCAGGAACAGAGCAATATCTCCCTGGGCATTATTGATTTGGTTTATCCGGCACACTGGCAGCCCTATGTGGCCCACGATCTCGGCCAGGTGACGGATGTCGATATCTATCTGAATCGTCAGGTGGTGCGTCAGGGGCGTTTTCTGTCGCTGCAGGATGAAGTGCGTAACTTCCCGGTGCAGCGCTGGCGCAAAAACCTGGTGCTGGCGTGCGGATCGCTGCTGATACTGGCCATGCTGTTTACCTGGATTCCTCTCAGTATGCCGATCAAGCTCAGCCTCGCGTGGCTGAAAGGCACAGAGAGCATCGAGGTCAGCAGCGTTGATAAACTGACCGCCCTGCCGCTGCATATTGGCGACAGCCTGAAGGTGAACGGAACCGGCATGTGCTCCGTGCCCGGCAACTATCAGAGCAACCGCAGCTATGCCTATCTGCCGTTTGACTGCTCGGCCATTTACTGGAACAACGCCGCCCCGCTGCCTCAGCCGCAGTCCGATATTATTGATAAAGCCGCTGCGCTGCTGGATACCACCACCCGCCAGCTGCATCCGGAAACAAACACCGATCCGAAAATCAACCCGCAGCTGGCTTCCGCGATTCAGAAATCAGGTATGATCCTGCTGGATGATTTTGCCGATCTGGTGCTGAAAACCCAGGATCTGTGCAGTCAGCAGCAGGATTGCGTGCGCCTGAAGAATGCGCTTGTCAATCTGGGTAATGCCAAAGACTGGGATACGCTGATTCATCGTGCGGATTCCGG belongs to Candidatus Pantoea soli and includes:
- the nudE gene encoding ADP compounds hydrolase NudE, coding for MTTSLKKPDILNVEAVARSRLFTIEAVDLAFSNGARRVYERMKPSGREAVMIVPILGDDVILIQEYAVGLESYELGFPKGLIDPGESAFEAADRELKEEVGFGATQLEALGKLTMAPSYFSSKMNIVVAEGLYEEKLEGDEPEPLIVRRWPLNNLLALLEEPDFREARNVSALFMVREWLVKQGRLQY
- a CDS encoding intracellular growth attenuator family protein, with the translated sequence MSTFIVILAVMLVCSLVAGIGYWYAMRHRPPLAKPLPFLSPPCRKLTDEERAAVEKYIASLGNQPRQPRHARSQRLSREPETLALTAQSNNVYPVTRSITRYGLSTDDPQKWRYYLDEVEVHLPPLWEQYIAEENYVELIRTQTLPLVISLNGHSLVSYAVEQPALPPLVRPMATNASIRKEESENVELLQVRKESPEEYQLSRADGTREATAICCGFLLLFLSLVLPGSAMVWIALLGGAIIVVSLWFMYRFPGEKGLRDVHCLRGSPKRWGLFGESNQEQSNISLGIIDLVYPAHWQPYVAHDLGQVTDVDIYLNRQVVRQGRFLSLQDEVRNFPVQRWRKNLVLACGSLLILAMLFTWIPLSMPIKLSLAWLKGTESIEVSSVDKLTALPLHIGDSLKVNGTGMCSVPGNYQSNRSYAYLPFDCSAIYWNNAAPLPQPQSDIIDKAAALLDTTTRQLHPETNTDPKINPQLASAIQKSGMILLDDFADLVLKTQDLCSQQQDCVRLKNALVNLGNAKDWDTLIHRADSGKLNGMNVLLRPVSAEALENLVNTATSTFFSRETRRAAETLNSPPPGGFLIISDEGRQMVSQPQPTVSLFDLDAPAQWRELQRLSGMLLHTPFAASGIITSITTDANGTRHIALHNEPDAMAQWRYLGTALLMLVLIASVIVNGLLALRRVHRNRLRMAEIQQYYDKCFNHNLSTMQSVRSLF